TTGAGTTCAGGAGACCCCCTGAGTGAAGAGGAAGTGGGGGAGTGGCTGCGATTAGTAGAGCTAGTCAATCAAGTTGATATTACACCGGTGGATGAATTGATTTGGGTGTTTGGGAAGAAAGGAAGATATACTACTAAATCCCTTTACGAGGCAATGACCTTTGGCGGGGTGAAAGATAGGCTGATGatgaaagagtaaaatgcactgtagGTCCTTAAACTACTTCtcctgttctgtttaggtccatgaactttgaaaatgcatttctAGGTCCAGGATCTATTTAAGTGAGCCATTGGAGGTCCAAAACGCCATTGACCTGCTCTGACCGGCTACGTGGATTGCCAAGCTGGCTCTGACGTGGACATGGCATCTGACGGAGGCGCAAAAAATTGCAAGTACACCCTTCCCTTCTATAGTAATGTGGGGTGCGGATCCATGCCATGGCTCTCATCCTCTGTTCTCTCGTGTTCTTCTCCCCCCTCTCTGCGCCTACCTCTGAGGCCCAGATCCATGCCATGGCTCGCGAATCCAGTGCATCGGCGTCGGAGCAATGGGGTGCGGATGAGCTCCCGCTCATCCTTTGCACTGATTGTGGGCTCCGGCAAGTGGTGCGGCGCAGATCGAAGCAGGAATGGAGCTTTGGGAAGGTGTTCTACTGCTGCCCGTTGCACAAGGTGAGTTCGGCTGTGGGTTGATGTGTTGATTTGTTGCCCGCTCATCTTTGATTTAATTGAGGAAGATTTGAGCTTGTTTTGTTGGTCTGTGTAGTGTGATGGAAGTGGATGCCCTTTTTGGTTCTGGGAAGAAGATTACGTTGTCAAGCTTAGGAGTCTTGGGTTGCTGAAAGGAGGCAGTTCAACGCAGCTGGAAGGCCCTATTGCAGCCCCAAGGATGGAGTTTCTGCATGCTAGAGAAGGAgaatggaagaagaagaatgccACTGAAATAGTTAGGTTGCTAAAGTCAATATGTGTTGTATGTGTATCTATTCTGTGTGTGCAATGTGTGATGCTGTTGCTCTTAGTGTTTAAGAACTAAACATGGAATGTATCGAAGCTATTAGCATGTATGAACTGAGCTTGAATTGTGAGAACCATTTGACAGAAACTAGAGGGCAGTGGCTATTGTTCACAGCCATTTCAGATAAATGAGTTGACAAGCATTTCAAAGAAATGAGTTCACTAGCATTTCACAGACATGTCACAGAAACTAGAGTTCACAGCCATTTCTCATAAACTAGTTCACAAGCATTTCACAGAAACTAGAGTTCACAGCCTAATGTTTTGCTGTACAACCACGACAGCAGGTTAGACAAACCACAAAAGGTCACAAAAGATTTGAGCTGGTCACAGATGCTGTAAGCTAGGTCTACTTCTTGGCTAGCTTCCTCTTCTTAGTTGGTGCCTGTCCATCTCCACCAATCTTGGTATTTGTCTTGGCTGCCTTCCTTTGTTTGGATGATTCCTGTCCATCTCCACCAGTTTGACGGTTTTTCTTCGAGGCCTTCCCTTTCTTTGCTGCTGCAGCCTGCCTCCCAGCCTTGGTTGATGTTGTTAATGGGACTCCAGGTCTGGCCCTTGGACGGTTGTTCTGAACAAATTCAGAATCAGGTAATGGTCCATGATGCAGAAGAAGCCTGCTAGATTGTGATCCTTCAGCAGTCATCTGGCTCATCATTGTTGAACTAAGTTGTGACATAAGTTGGGAACTACCTACTTCTTGCTGGATGTCCTCCTGCACAGAATTAGAAGACAATCAGAAGATATGTGGTTACACATGTTGTCTGACTCATTGAGACTTACCATGTCACATGTTGCATTGCCTTCCTCCTGGACTGTTTGGGCCTTCCTTCTTGCTGGTTGTTTGGGTCTCAAGCCTAGCTTCTTTATTTCACATGTTGCCTGGTTGTGTTGATCGGACTGACAGTACCTACAATGCATCACCACTCCATGCTTTGTCATTTTAGGCCCATGTTTTCCTTGGACCTCATGAGGTTGCTTTCTCCTTGACTTCTTGGGCCTCCCAACTTTCTTCTCATAGATTGGAGCTAGAACTTGTGGCCCATTAACATGCTCCCACTCTCTCTTGTCTCTGCATGGCCAAATGTTGAACTCATACGCTTTTCTGAAACTCTCTACAGAATAGCAACTTGGTACAACTGATTCAGCTGGAATTCTCTCATGTCTTAAGGCAGCTATAGCATGGTTACATGGTATCCCAGTTAGGTCCCACCTTCTACAATCACAGTGTTGGGTGGCCAATTCAACAATGTACTGATTCTACCTCTCATTTACTTGAAACACACTCTGGCCAGCAGGCAGTGCATAACACAAGTTGGCCCATTCATACCTCTTCAGAATTTTCTTTCTAATTTTGGGGAACAGGGGACCTTGGAACTTTTCTGCCATCTCTTTTTGCTTGTTCACAATCCTAGTCATCATTTGAcacttgatcttctcaaacatAGAGAGTATAGGCAATTCCCTTGCTTCCAGTATGTATCTGTTGAACACCTCACAACTGTTGTTCAACAAGATATCACATTTAGGGAACTCAGAGAAGAAGGCCTTTACCCATGTGTTTGGTGGCATCTTCTCTAACCATGTGTAGGCAGCTGCATTTAATGTCTTCATTTGGTCCATGTTTGTGTTCCAATCCATCATAGTGGTTGATCTTGCACACATCCATAGCTGATTCTTCAGTGTCTCTCCCTTGAAGTGCTGCTGGAAATTGGAGTATAAGTGCCTAACACAGAACCTATGTTCTGCTTCTGGAAAGACTTGCTCCACAGCAGGGATCAAACCCTGTACAATGAGTATAAGCATGAGTACAATTATGAGTACAAGCATGAGGATTAGCTGATTACCTTTTGTTTATCAGTCATTACAGTCCAAGGATAAGTGCTCTCAATTC
The nucleotide sequence above comes from Panicum virgatum strain AP13 chromosome 3K, P.virgatum_v5, whole genome shotgun sequence. Encoded proteins:
- the LOC120696661 gene encoding uncharacterized protein LOC120696661, which encodes MAVVEVECKDSWLWFLNTLKSDLGIESTYPWTVMTDKQKGLIPAVEQVFPEAEHRFCVRHLYSNFQQHFKGETLKNQLWMCARSTTMMDWNTNMDQMKTLNAAAYTWLEKMPPNTWVKAFFSEFPKCDILLNNSCEVFNRYILEARELPILSMFEKIKCQMMTRIVNKQKEMAEKFQGPLFPKIRKKILKRYEWANLCYALPAGQSVFQVNER